The Geobacillus stearothermophilus ATCC 12980 genome contains a region encoding:
- the icd gene encoding NADP-dependent isocitrate dehydrogenase: MTQGEKITVTNGVLNVPNNPIIPFIEGDGTGPDIWAAASRVLEAAVEKAYKGEKKIVWKEVLAGEKAYKLTGSWLPDETLETIREYIIAIKGPLTTPVGGGIRSLNVALRQELDLFVCLRPVRYFPGVPSPVKRPEDTDMVIFRENTEDIYAGIEYAKGTPEVKKVIDFLQNEMGVRKIRFPETSGIGIKPISEQGTKRLVRAAINYAIEHGRKSVTLVHKGNIMKFTEGAFKNWGYELAEQEFGDKVFTWAQYDRIVEAEGKEAANKAMAEAEAAGKIIVKDVIADIFLQQILTRPREFDVIATMNLNGDYISDALAAQVGGIGIAPGANINYETGHAIFEATHGTAPKYAGLDKVNPSSVILSGVMMFEHLGWNEAAKLIIQAMEKTIAAKIVTYDFARLMEGATEVKCSEFADALIRNMD, encoded by the coding sequence GTGACGCAAGGGGAAAAAATTACTGTCACCAATGGTGTGCTCAATGTTCCAAACAATCCGATCATTCCGTTCATTGAAGGGGACGGAACCGGCCCGGACATTTGGGCGGCCGCTTCGCGCGTGCTGGAAGCAGCGGTGGAAAAAGCGTACAAGGGCGAGAAAAAAATCGTTTGGAAGGAAGTGCTCGCTGGCGAAAAAGCGTACAAGCTGACGGGCAGCTGGCTTCCGGATGAAACGCTTGAGACGATCCGCGAATACATAATCGCCATTAAAGGGCCGTTGACGACGCCGGTCGGCGGCGGCATCCGTTCGCTCAACGTCGCGCTCCGCCAAGAGCTCGACCTGTTTGTCTGCCTGCGTCCGGTCCGCTACTTTCCTGGCGTTCCGTCGCCGGTCAAACGTCCGGAAGACACCGATATGGTCATTTTCCGCGAGAACACGGAAGACATTTACGCCGGCATTGAATACGCCAAAGGAACGCCGGAAGTGAAAAAAGTGATCGACTTCTTGCAAAACGAAATGGGCGTGCGCAAAATCCGTTTCCCGGAAACGTCCGGCATCGGCATTAAGCCGATTTCCGAACAAGGGACGAAACGGCTTGTGCGCGCGGCGATCAACTATGCGATCGAACACGGCCGCAAGTCGGTGACGCTCGTCCATAAAGGGAACATTATGAAGTTCACGGAAGGCGCGTTTAAAAACTGGGGCTATGAGCTTGCCGAACAAGAATTCGGCGATAAAGTGTTCACGTGGGCGCAATACGATCGGATCGTTGAAGCCGAGGGCAAAGAGGCGGCGAACAAAGCGATGGCGGAAGCGGAAGCAGCCGGCAAAATCATCGTCAAAGACGTTATCGCCGACATCTTCCTGCAGCAAATTTTGACGCGTCCGCGCGAATTTGACGTCATTGCGACGATGAACTTAAACGGCGACTACATTTCCGATGCGCTCGCAGCCCAAGTCGGCGGCATCGGCATCGCGCCGGGGGCGAACATCAACTATGAAACCGGCCACGCCATTTTCGAGGCGACGCACGGCACGGCGCCGAAATACGCCGGTCTTGACAAAGTCAATCCGTCGTCCGTCATTTTGTCCGGCGTCATGATGTTTGAGCATCTCGGCTGGAACGAAGCGGCGAAGCTCATCATCCAGGCGATGGAAAAAACGATTGCCGCCAAAATCGTCACGTACGACTTTGCCCGCCTGATGGAAGGGGCAACCGAAGTGAAATGTTCGGAATTTGCCGATGCACTCATCCGCAATATGGACTAA
- the mdh gene encoding malate dehydrogenase: protein MAMKRKKISVIGAGFTGATTAFLLAQKELGDIVLVDIPQLENPTKGKALDMLESSPVLGFDANIIGTSDYADTADSDIVVITAGIARKPGMSRDDLVTTNQKIMKQVTKEVVKYSPNCYIIVLTNPVDAMTYTVFKESGFPKNRVIGQSGVLDTARFRTFVAQELNISVKDVTGFVLGGHGDDMVPLVRYSYAGGIPLEKLIPKARLDAIVERTRKGGGEIVNLLGNGSAYYAPAASLVEMVEAILKDQRRILPAIAYLEGEYGYEGIYLGVPTILGGNGIEKVIELELTEDEKAALAKSVESVKNVMRVLE from the coding sequence ATGGCGATGAAACGGAAGAAGATCTCGGTGATCGGCGCCGGATTCACGGGGGCGACGACAGCGTTCCTGCTGGCGCAAAAAGAGCTTGGCGACATCGTATTGGTCGATATTCCGCAGCTGGAAAATCCGACGAAAGGGAAGGCGCTTGACATGCTCGAGTCGAGCCCGGTGCTCGGCTTTGACGCCAACATTATCGGTACGTCGGATTATGCCGACACGGCCGATTCCGACATCGTCGTCATTACGGCCGGCATCGCCCGCAAACCGGGGATGAGCCGCGACGACTTGGTGACGACGAACCAAAAAATTATGAAACAAGTGACGAAAGAAGTCGTCAAATACTCACCAAACTGCTACATCATCGTCCTGACGAACCCGGTCGATGCGATGACGTACACGGTCTTCAAAGAGTCCGGCTTTCCGAAAAACCGCGTCATCGGTCAGTCGGGGGTGTTGGACACGGCGCGCTTCCGCACGTTCGTCGCCCAAGAGCTGAACATTTCGGTGAAAGATGTCACCGGCTTCGTGCTGGGCGGCCATGGCGATGACATGGTGCCGCTCGTCCGCTACTCGTACGCCGGCGGCATTCCGCTCGAGAAGCTCATTCCGAAAGCCCGTTTGGACGCCATCGTTGAGCGGACGCGCAAAGGCGGCGGCGAGATCGTCAACTTGCTCGGCAACGGCAGCGCCTACTACGCGCCGGCCGCCTCGCTCGTCGAAATGGTCGAAGCGATTTTGAAAGACCAGCGCCGCATTTTGCCGGCGATCGCCTACCTTGAGGGCGAGTACGGCTATGAAGGGATTTACCTGGGAGTGCCGACGATCTTGGGCGGCAACGGCATCGAGAAAGTGATCGAGCTCGAGCTGACCGAAGATGAAAAAGCGGCGCTGGCCAAATCGGTCGAATCGGTCAAAAACGTCATGCGCGTGTTGGAATAA
- a CDS encoding response regulator transcription factor, whose amino-acid sequence MEKKILVVDDEQPIVTLLAYNLEKAGFQAVAAYDGEEALAKVASEQPALIILDLMLPKLDGVEVCKRLRQQQIMTPILMLTARDDEFDKVLGLELGADDYMTKPFSPREVVARVKAILRRTEIAQPAAEEGERLAVGRLEIFPERYEAAISGKPLELTPKEFELLLYLARHKGRVLTRDQLLSAVWNYDFAGDTRIVDVHISHLREKIEEDTKKPAYIKTVRGLGYKLEEPK is encoded by the coding sequence ATGGAAAAAAAAATTTTAGTCGTTGATGACGAACAGCCGATCGTGACATTGTTGGCGTACAACTTGGAGAAAGCCGGCTTTCAAGCTGTGGCTGCCTATGACGGCGAAGAAGCGCTCGCCAAAGTGGCGTCCGAACAGCCGGCGCTCATCATTTTGGACTTGATGCTGCCGAAGCTTGACGGTGTCGAAGTGTGCAAGCGGCTCCGTCAGCAGCAAATCATGACGCCGATTTTAATGCTTACGGCCCGCGATGACGAGTTTGACAAAGTGCTTGGCCTCGAGCTTGGCGCCGACGATTATATGACCAAGCCGTTCAGCCCGCGGGAAGTCGTTGCGCGGGTGAAGGCGATCTTGCGCCGTACGGAGATTGCACAGCCGGCGGCGGAGGAGGGCGAGCGGCTTGCTGTCGGCCGGCTCGAGATTTTTCCAGAGCGATATGAGGCGGCGATCAGCGGCAAGCCGCTCGAGCTGACGCCGAAAGAATTTGAGCTGCTCCTGTATTTGGCGCGGCATAAAGGACGGGTGCTGACGCGCGACCAGCTGCTCAGCGCGGTATGGAACTATGATTTTGCCGGCGATACGCGTATTGTCGATGTCCATATCAGCCATTTGCGCGAGAAAATCGAAGAGGACACGAAAAAACCGGCATACATCAAAACGGTGCGCGGCCTCGGCTACAAACTGGAGGAGCCCAAGTAG
- the pnpS gene encoding two-component system histidine kinase PnpS gives MDSLRNRLLFWLITLIVTVLIALGLLLGQLLKQFYAETMNKRMEKEAKALAILLENEPLEQIRIDLHDMGNELSSRITVLDRNEQVRFDSGRIAAISDEDHERIIRTILRKQQFPRFSVIEKANDVYYYIAPYGRGSERDGYVVLSTPTSSLKKVNQQIWGVLTSSLGMALVVIIALVFKITNQYMRPIEAATKAAFELEKGNYAARVPDGEYKEAGMLVRSINRLARNLQEMSRAREIQTERLHTLIENVGSALLFIDHRGHVHLLNRTFQTYFHLEPSACLYRPYADVLPYRDVVRLIDDIFITETPIRRQMQLTVGLERKHFDVYGAPIIGTNAEWKGIVVVFHDITELKRLEQIRKDFVANVSHELKTPVTSIRGFAETLLDGAMKDEAALEHFLTIILKESERLQTLVEELLDLSKIEQQGFRLNMEDVDVAQVMVEAVAVFRKQAAEKGIDLRAEAPSGLTIRGDRNRLKQILLNLLANALAYTPERGNVAVWAEETDGEVLIHVKDTGIGIEEHEIPRIFERFYRVDKARSRNSGGTGLGLSIVKHLVEAHRGYITVTSEVGRGTEFTIHFPKPER, from the coding sequence ATGGATAGCTTGCGCAACCGGCTGTTGTTTTGGCTCATCACGCTCATCGTCACGGTTTTGATCGCCCTCGGTTTGCTGCTTGGACAACTGCTCAAACAGTTTTACGCCGAGACGATGAACAAGCGGATGGAAAAAGAGGCGAAAGCGCTCGCCATTTTGCTTGAAAACGAGCCGCTTGAGCAAATTCGCATCGACTTGCATGACATGGGGAACGAGCTGTCATCGCGCATCACGGTGCTTGACCGAAATGAACAAGTGCGCTTTGACAGTGGGCGCATCGCGGCGATCAGCGATGAAGACCATGAGCGCATCATCCGCACCATTTTGCGCAAACAGCAGTTTCCGCGCTTTTCGGTTATTGAAAAAGCGAATGATGTATACTATTACATCGCTCCATACGGACGCGGCTCGGAGCGGGACGGCTATGTCGTGTTAAGCACGCCGACGAGCTCGCTGAAAAAAGTGAACCAGCAAATTTGGGGCGTGCTCACGAGCAGCCTCGGCATGGCGCTTGTTGTCATAATCGCCCTTGTCTTTAAAATCACCAACCAATATATGCGGCCGATTGAAGCAGCGACGAAGGCGGCGTTTGAACTCGAAAAAGGCAACTATGCCGCCCGTGTGCCTGATGGCGAATATAAAGAAGCCGGCATGCTCGTCCGCTCGATCAACCGCCTCGCCCGCAACTTGCAGGAGATGAGCCGGGCGCGAGAAATCCAAACCGAACGGCTTCATACGCTCATTGAAAACGTCGGCAGCGCGTTGTTGTTTATTGACCATCGCGGGCATGTTCATTTGCTCAACCGCACGTTCCAAACCTATTTTCATCTTGAGCCATCCGCCTGCTTGTACCGTCCATATGCCGATGTGCTGCCATACCGCGACGTTGTCCGGCTTATTGACGACATTTTTATTACAGAAACGCCTATCCGCCGGCAAATGCAATTGACGGTCGGTCTTGAGCGGAAGCATTTCGACGTGTACGGCGCCCCGATTATCGGCACGAACGCCGAATGGAAAGGGATCGTCGTCGTGTTCCACGACATTACCGAGCTCAAGCGGCTCGAGCAAATCCGCAAAGACTTTGTCGCCAACGTGTCGCACGAGTTGAAAACGCCGGTGACGTCGATCCGCGGATTCGCTGAGACGCTGCTTGACGGGGCGATGAAAGACGAAGCGGCGCTTGAGCATTTTTTGACCATCATTTTAAAGGAAAGCGAGCGGCTGCAGACGCTCGTTGAGGAGCTGCTTGATCTGTCAAAAATTGAGCAGCAAGGGTTTCGGTTGAACATGGAGGACGTCGACGTCGCCCAAGTGATGGTGGAGGCGGTGGCCGTGTTTCGCAAGCAGGCAGCGGAAAAAGGAATCGACTTGCGCGCCGAGGCGCCGTCCGGGTTGACGATCCGCGGCGACAGGAACCGGCTGAAGCAAATTTTGCTCAATTTGCTCGCCAATGCGTTGGCGTACACGCCGGAACGGGGGAACGTCGCCGTTTGGGCGGAAGAAACAGATGGAGAAGTGCTCATCCATGTGAAAGATACCGGCATCGGCATTGAAGAACACGAAATCCCGCGCATTTTCGAACGCTTTTACCGCGTCGACAAGGCGCGCAGCCGCAACTCAGGCGGGACGGGGCTGGGCCTTTCGATCGTCAAGCACTTGGTCGAGGCGCATCGCGGCTACATTACGGTGACGAGCGAAGTCGGGCGCGGCACCGAGTTTACGATTCATTTCCCGAAGCCGGAGCGGTAG